A stretch of Allostreptomyces psammosilenae DNA encodes these proteins:
- a CDS encoding SNF2-related protein, protein MTVEQGSAVDSGGQQGDPESGPRFPPGAQIVVRDEEWLVRNATRTADDGDRIEAVGISEFVRDQEAVFFTGLDEVELMDPRRTRLISDDSPNFRRGRLFLEAVLRKTPLPQSERGLALADTFLLDALPYQQRPAQLALSGRNLRPRMLIADVVGLGKTLEIGLTLAELIRRGRGERILVVTPQHVLEQFQHELWTRFAIPLIRLDSVGIERIQREIPAGRNPFTYFKRVIVSIDTLKNTDQYKHHLERITWDAVVIDESHNLINRGSLRNQLAQLLAPRTDALILASATPHNGDARSFAELIRLLDPAAIPDPERYDADDIRHLFIRRTKVSPEVRDRMRGQWADRGPSRSVHCPARPAEEKIFEELAQVWLPAEGASVSDSRLFPYTLLKSFLSSHVALTATVDARIKNLTAKDAAVSGAHGAEVAALQRLKGLAEGMTEADSAKFAGLVEQLREIGVGPGSETRVVVFSERVHTLEWLRKVVPPALGFKGRAAEDAARVMHGGLTDEQQMSRVEEFGLADTPVRILFTGDVASEGVNLHRQCHHLVHYDVPWSLIRIEQRNGRIDRYGQTHQPQFRALILTSEVPDAKDDRTVAERLLEREDEAHRSLGTAEAVSGLYRAEAEEKSLVQDLLRGRSVDESLEASATSGGDAADFLADFFGSVDPTLDPVADSLIDTDSEEVSGIGDGDTGSAPPRADVPRLFASTREFVEEALREVFPDTQRQLDLDQDPDTGLISFRPPTDLTHRLKTLPPDYRREQRLHDRLLVTFNRKLADLSLARARSSSASSWPEISLLTDLHPVVEWLTDKVLVRLGRQEAPVITADVAAPTYLIQGVYSNALGRPTVVKWMAVTGRDVTDDMVGTLRRAGVGPTMANPLRTHDLDALNAGIPDALQAAEEFLGHRRAEWDRALEGPIRQYKERLRVWEQPTLTGERTRHRLDRLADLADSLLTKGRPMLRVLAVLDSAADRA, encoded by the coding sequence GTGACCGTCGAGCAGGGCAGCGCCGTCGACAGCGGGGGCCAGCAGGGGGACCCGGAGTCGGGCCCCCGGTTCCCGCCGGGCGCGCAGATCGTCGTGCGCGACGAGGAATGGCTCGTACGGAACGCCACCCGCACCGCAGACGACGGCGACCGGATCGAGGCGGTCGGCATCTCCGAGTTCGTGCGCGACCAAGAGGCGGTCTTCTTCACCGGGCTCGACGAAGTCGAGCTCATGGACCCGCGCCGGACGAGATTGATCTCCGACGACTCGCCGAACTTCCGCCGTGGCCGCCTCTTCCTGGAGGCGGTACTGCGTAAGACCCCGCTGCCGCAGTCCGAGCGCGGCCTCGCCCTCGCCGACACCTTCCTGCTCGACGCGCTCCCCTATCAGCAGCGCCCCGCCCAGCTGGCCCTCTCCGGCCGGAACCTGCGCCCGCGCATGCTGATCGCGGACGTGGTCGGCCTCGGCAAGACCCTGGAGATCGGTCTGACGCTGGCGGAACTGATCAGGCGCGGCCGGGGTGAACGGATCCTCGTCGTCACCCCTCAACACGTCCTGGAGCAGTTCCAGCACGAGCTGTGGACACGCTTCGCCATCCCGCTGATCCGGCTGGACTCGGTGGGCATCGAGCGCATCCAGCGCGAGATCCCGGCCGGGCGCAACCCCTTCACCTACTTCAAGCGCGTCATCGTCTCCATCGACACGCTGAAGAACACCGACCAGTACAAGCACCACCTGGAGCGCATCACCTGGGACGCCGTGGTGATCGATGAGTCGCACAACCTCATCAACCGGGGCTCCCTGCGCAACCAGCTCGCCCAGCTCCTGGCTCCCCGCACCGATGCCCTGATCCTGGCCAGCGCCACCCCCCACAACGGTGACGCCCGTTCCTTCGCCGAGCTGATCCGTCTGCTCGACCCGGCCGCGATCCCAGACCCGGAGCGGTACGACGCGGACGACATCCGGCACCTGTTCATCCGGCGCACCAAGGTCAGCCCTGAGGTCCGCGACCGCATGCGGGGGCAGTGGGCCGACCGCGGCCCGTCCCGGTCGGTGCACTGTCCGGCGCGACCGGCCGAGGAGAAGATCTTCGAGGAACTGGCGCAGGTGTGGCTGCCGGCCGAGGGAGCCTCCGTCAGCGACAGCCGGTTGTTTCCTTACACCCTGTTGAAGTCCTTCCTCTCCTCCCACGTCGCCCTCACTGCCACCGTGGACGCCCGCATCAAAAACCTCACCGCGAAGGACGCCGCGGTCTCCGGGGCGCACGGTGCCGAGGTCGCCGCCCTCCAGCGCCTCAAAGGCCTGGCGGAAGGGATGACGGAGGCCGACTCGGCGAAGTTCGCCGGCCTCGTCGAGCAGCTCCGGGAGATCGGCGTCGGCCCGGGCAGCGAGACCCGCGTCGTGGTGTTCTCCGAGCGGGTGCACACCCTGGAGTGGCTGCGCAAGGTGGTGCCGCCGGCCCTCGGATTCAAGGGGCGGGCGGCCGAGGACGCGGCGCGCGTGATGCACGGCGGCCTGACCGACGAGCAGCAGATGAGCCGCGTCGAGGAGTTCGGCCTCGCCGATACCCCTGTGCGCATCCTGTTCACCGGCGACGTCGCCTCCGAAGGTGTCAACCTCCACCGCCAGTGCCACCACCTCGTGCACTACGACGTGCCCTGGTCGTTGATCCGTATCGAGCAGCGCAACGGCCGCATCGACCGCTACGGCCAGACCCACCAACCGCAGTTCCGCGCACTGATCCTCACCTCCGAGGTGCCTGACGCCAAGGACGACCGCACCGTCGCCGAGCGCCTGCTGGAGCGCGAGGACGAGGCGCACCGCAGCCTGGGTACCGCCGAGGCCGTCTCGGGTCTGTACCGTGCGGAGGCGGAGGAAAAATCCCTTGTGCAAGACCTGCTGCGCGGGCGGTCCGTCGATGAGTCCCTGGAGGCGTCCGCGACCTCCGGAGGGGACGCCGCCGACTTCCTCGCCGACTTCTTCGGCTCCGTCGATCCCACCCTCGATCCCGTGGCCGACTCGCTGATCGACACCGACAGCGAGGAAGTTTCCGGCATCGGCGACGGCGACACCGGGAGCGCCCCGCCACGGGCCGACGTGCCGCGCCTGTTCGCCAGCACGCGCGAGTTCGTGGAGGAAGCCCTGCGGGAGGTGTTCCCAGACACCCAGCGACAGCTCGACCTGGACCAGGACCCGGACACCGGATTGATCTCCTTCAGGCCGCCCACCGACCTCACCCACCGGTTGAAGACGCTGCCGCCGGACTACCGGCGCGAGCAGCGCCTCCACGATCGCCTGCTGGTGACCTTCAACCGCAAGCTGGCTGACCTTTCCCTCGCCAGGGCCCGCTCCTCCTCCGCGTCCAGTTGGCCCGAGATCTCCCTGCTCACCGACCTGCACCCGGTCGTGGAGTGGCTCACCGACAAGGTTCTGGTGCGCCTGGGCCGTCAGGAGGCCCCCGTCATCACCGCCGACGTCGCCGCGCCGACCTACCTGATCCAGGGCGTCTACTCCAACGCGCTGGGGCGGCCCACCGTCGTGAAGTGGATGGCCGTCACCGGCCGGGACGTCACCGACGACATGGTCGGAACGTTGCGCCGTGCCGGCGTCGGCCCGACTATGGCCAACCCGCTGCGCACCCACGATCTGGACGCCCTGAACGCCGGCATCCCCGACGCCCTCCAGGCTGCCGAGGAGTTCCTCGGCCACCGCCGGGCGGAGTGGGACAGGGCCCTGGAGGGCCCCATCAGGCAGTACAAGGAGCGGCTCAGGGTCTGGGAACAGCCGACACTCACCGGTGAGCGCACCAGACACCGGCTGGACCGGCTCGCCGACCTGGCCGACTCGCTGCTGACCAAGGGCCGGCCGATGCTTCGCGTCCTCGCCGTCCTCGATTCCGCCGCCGACCGCGCCTGA
- a CDS encoding class I SAM-dependent DNA methyltransferase, which yields MTYDSLVNRGDYFSAHYLAEVLPKDLKSGLLTRWKEREESAKAAQERAQATERDPHGEAGQGGRTDDTDAPEALPVTPRMGLRALRRRYLAARAEFAAAAAEDDDAVTYGSPAWCKRAAALNTSVLRALGYDAKPQILTVERADHTYEVRVAHAEPGLIALDCGWAAEPDAALDPEGPGRLLHPVTLDAANTVTTGSKLASFLFATADAPRYVLLLVGGVVVLADRAAWGEGRYLAAALDLALERNDTRPGGELDTIAALFGADSLRTPVEGGENPLAGLVDKSTKHAVGVSSELRDGLRQSVELIANEVLDRIRAAGVRPEEVCELPELAKQLTRESLRYLYRILFLLYAEARPELGILPSDYPEYHQGYGLGRLGELVAERDLVGEKAREGFYLYESLDLLFRKVQVGYRSRRTHGPAAGGEQESEDVGLRFEPLHSKLFEPESIRLIGRAAIPDPRHDQDEPGEPRYLDTRLRNATLYRVLRLLMLTKGRKGERGGFISYAQLGINQLGAVYEGLMSYSGFVAGEELYEVAKNGDPADGSWLVPVSRANEYPDNVFVHRRDEETGEDVRVRYLPGTFVYRLSGRERQTSASYYTPESLTRVTVQLALQYRLDQDGTVTPARELLDWKICEPALGSGAFLNEAINQVAAEYLRRRQDELGTPIDTERYPFELQRVKAYIALHNCYGVDLNATAVELAEVSLWLNTMHPGMEAPWFGLHLRRGNSLIGGRREIYPAEKLKKAAWLGTTPERFPLTEAGGGEALPEGAVHHFLLPAKEWGAVAGEREAKTLAPDDAKALAAWRRAVTKAPTATQATRLQALARRAEYLWQLVVRRLEISERDISRRIDVWGAEEEWLRRPTEAVQRDEVLADLEAVDTPYWRLKTLMDAWCALWFWPVQDVGLLDSSDPRYQQAVELAEQSAAFEAVVAQATDDEDEQQDDGILMTWEEDVLPGFTADPKQLTLTRESVERRRMGRRKEAVKDKRRPVIPLAKLDDWLDFAEALLGTHDVPKESLIGEFASLTELTPYEDALPDLMGMERSHRLESRFPWMAKARDIADQQGFFHWELEFAQVFERGGYDLQVGNPPWVRPRWQEDVILAELDPWFMLAERLSAQEWRLRKYEVLSDAKLPFFLGELASNAGAVSVLSNSATYPLLVGTQPDLYRAFMCRTWQNLRPSGMIGLIHPDSHFGGVKEGALRAAAYNHLRFHAHFQNRRLIFPEVDWNKQFGLHIYGCVKDVGFTHVSWLFDPVSLVESISHDGGGETPGLKHERAWDLRPHRARLVEVDREVLAEWRLLSGDIGTPLEATRILYPVTTSEQKAISALARASQRLGDLEPWISRGYDEKGAKDAGLIRWETSTPESWEEVILRGPQFSVATPIAKQPPFTSHVDKPISLVQLPSDAIPATDYRRAASLDDFRSAQDRWGAQRYTEYFRVAWREMVPASTERSLFVALLPPGPSHIHGVRSMALPSVRDTALVSGFWASLPMDYALRIGGRGHLDVADARALPVPEASHPLAAALLLRTLRLNCLTSAYATLWAELYDATWAVHEGWAADWPGLRGLCAHLGPEWERRCALRTERERRAALVELDSLVAVWLGIQAGELIALYLSRFPQLVEYESDMWFDAEGRRIAANFNAYGHGQKKETYPALLDHLADPANTPPPDGYIAPFYKADRVSEMRAAHAHFSARLDEAIARGEWTPPGSADTSS from the coding sequence ATGACGTACGACTCCCTGGTCAACCGCGGCGACTACTTCTCCGCCCACTACCTCGCCGAGGTCCTCCCCAAGGACCTGAAGTCGGGACTGCTGACCCGTTGGAAGGAACGGGAGGAATCCGCGAAGGCGGCCCAGGAACGGGCCCAGGCCACTGAACGGGACCCGCACGGGGAAGCGGGGCAAGGCGGGCGGACGGACGACACCGACGCGCCGGAGGCCCTCCCCGTCACCCCGCGCATGGGGCTGCGCGCGCTGCGCCGCCGCTACCTCGCCGCCCGCGCCGAGTTCGCCGCAGCCGCGGCGGAAGACGACGATGCCGTGACGTACGGCTCGCCCGCCTGGTGCAAGCGGGCGGCGGCGCTGAACACCTCCGTGCTGCGGGCCCTCGGCTACGACGCCAAGCCGCAGATCCTGACCGTCGAACGCGCCGACCACACCTACGAAGTCCGCGTCGCCCACGCCGAGCCCGGGCTGATCGCCCTCGACTGCGGCTGGGCTGCGGAACCGGACGCCGCGCTCGACCCGGAGGGGCCGGGCCGGCTGCTGCACCCTGTCACGCTGGATGCCGCGAACACCGTCACCACCGGTTCCAAGCTCGCCTCCTTCCTTTTCGCCACGGCCGACGCCCCCCGGTACGTGCTGCTGCTGGTCGGTGGCGTCGTCGTCCTCGCCGACCGCGCCGCCTGGGGCGAGGGCCGCTACCTCGCCGCCGCGCTGGACCTCGCCCTGGAGCGCAACGACACCAGGCCCGGCGGCGAACTCGACACCATCGCCGCCCTGTTCGGCGCCGACTCGCTGCGCACCCCGGTCGAAGGCGGCGAGAATCCCCTCGCCGGCCTCGTCGACAAGTCCACCAAGCACGCGGTGGGCGTCTCCTCCGAGCTGCGGGACGGGCTCCGCCAGTCCGTCGAGCTGATCGCCAACGAGGTGCTGGACCGCATCCGCGCGGCCGGCGTGCGACCCGAGGAAGTATGCGAGCTCCCCGAGTTGGCCAAGCAGCTCACCCGTGAGTCGCTGCGTTACCTGTACCGCATCCTGTTCCTGCTCTACGCCGAGGCCCGGCCAGAGCTCGGCATCCTGCCCTCGGACTATCCGGAGTACCACCAGGGCTACGGCCTCGGGCGGCTCGGCGAACTGGTCGCCGAGCGCGACCTGGTGGGTGAGAAGGCCCGCGAGGGCTTCTACCTGTACGAGTCCCTGGACCTGCTCTTCCGCAAGGTCCAGGTCGGCTACCGCTCCCGCCGGACCCACGGCCCTGCGGCTGGGGGAGAGCAGGAGTCTGAGGACGTCGGATTGCGGTTCGAGCCCCTGCACTCCAAGCTGTTCGAACCCGAATCGATCCGCCTGATCGGCCGCGCCGCCATTCCCGACCCCCGGCACGATCAGGACGAGCCGGGGGAACCCCGGTACCTGGACACGCGCCTGCGCAACGCCACGCTCTACCGCGTGCTGCGTCTGCTGATGCTCACCAAGGGGCGCAAGGGCGAGCGGGGCGGCTTCATCTCCTACGCCCAGCTGGGCATCAACCAGCTCGGTGCCGTCTACGAGGGCCTGATGTCCTACTCCGGCTTCGTCGCGGGGGAGGAGCTGTACGAGGTCGCCAAGAACGGAGACCCCGCCGACGGAAGCTGGCTGGTGCCCGTCTCCAGGGCCAACGAGTACCCGGACAACGTGTTCGTGCACCGGCGGGACGAGGAGACGGGCGAGGACGTCCGTGTCCGCTACCTCCCGGGGACTTTCGTCTACCGGCTGTCCGGGCGCGAGCGCCAGACCTCGGCCTCCTACTACACCCCCGAGTCGCTGACCCGGGTGACGGTCCAGCTCGCGTTGCAGTACCGGCTGGACCAGGACGGCACGGTGACGCCCGCTCGGGAGCTGCTGGACTGGAAGATCTGCGAGCCCGCGCTGGGCTCGGGCGCCTTCCTCAACGAAGCCATCAACCAGGTGGCCGCCGAGTACCTGCGCCGTCGGCAGGACGAACTGGGCACGCCGATCGACACCGAGAGGTACCCGTTCGAGCTGCAGCGGGTGAAGGCATACATCGCCCTGCACAACTGCTACGGCGTGGACCTCAACGCGACGGCGGTGGAGCTGGCCGAGGTCTCGCTGTGGCTGAACACCATGCACCCGGGCATGGAGGCTCCCTGGTTCGGCCTGCACCTGCGGAGGGGTAACTCCCTGATCGGTGGCCGCCGAGAGATCTACCCGGCGGAGAAGCTGAAGAAGGCGGCCTGGCTCGGCACGACGCCCGAGCGCTTCCCGCTGACCGAGGCCGGCGGGGGCGAGGCGCTGCCCGAGGGCGCCGTGCACCACTTCCTCCTGCCGGCCAAGGAGTGGGGCGCGGTCGCGGGGGAGCGGGAGGCCAAGACCCTCGCGCCGGACGACGCCAAGGCGCTGGCTGCCTGGCGCCGGGCGGTGACCAAGGCTCCGACCGCCACCCAGGCGACCCGCCTGCAGGCGCTCGCGCGCCGGGCGGAGTACCTGTGGCAGCTCGTCGTGCGGCGCCTGGAGATCTCCGAGCGGGACATCAGCCGTCGCATCGACGTCTGGGGTGCCGAGGAGGAGTGGCTGCGCCGGCCGACCGAGGCGGTGCAGCGCGACGAGGTCCTGGCCGACCTGGAGGCGGTGGACACGCCCTACTGGCGGCTGAAGACCCTGATGGACGCCTGGTGCGCCCTGTGGTTCTGGCCGGTGCAGGATGTGGGCTTGTTGGACAGCAGCGATCCGCGCTATCAGCAGGCGGTGGAGCTGGCCGAGCAGTCGGCGGCTTTCGAGGCCGTGGTCGCGCAGGCGACGGATGACGAGGACGAGCAGCAGGACGACGGCATCCTGATGACCTGGGAAGAGGACGTGCTCCCGGGCTTCACGGCCGATCCCAAGCAGCTCACTCTCACGCGGGAGAGTGTGGAGAGGCGCCGCATGGGCCGCCGCAAGGAGGCGGTGAAGGACAAGCGGCGGCCGGTCATTCCCCTGGCGAAGCTCGACGACTGGCTCGACTTCGCCGAGGCCCTGCTCGGCACGCATGACGTGCCGAAGGAGTCGCTGATCGGTGAGTTCGCGTCGCTGACCGAGCTCACGCCGTACGAGGATGCCCTGCCCGACCTGATGGGCATGGAGCGCTCGCACCGGTTGGAGAGCCGCTTCCCCTGGATGGCGAAGGCAAGGGACATCGCCGACCAGCAGGGCTTCTTCCACTGGGAGCTGGAGTTCGCCCAGGTCTTCGAGCGAGGAGGATACGACCTCCAGGTTGGCAATCCCCCGTGGGTGCGGCCGAGGTGGCAGGAGGACGTCATCCTGGCAGAGTTGGACCCGTGGTTCATGCTGGCGGAGAGGCTGAGTGCGCAGGAATGGCGACTCCGAAAGTATGAGGTGCTGAGCGACGCCAAATTGCCCTTCTTTCTCGGAGAGTTGGCAAGTAATGCCGGTGCGGTGTCGGTGCTGAGTAACTCGGCGACCTATCCGTTGCTAGTGGGCACGCAGCCTGATCTGTACAGGGCGTTCATGTGTAGAACATGGCAAAATCTGCGGCCGAGTGGCATGATCGGTCTGATTCATCCTGATAGTCATTTTGGAGGAGTGAAAGAGGGTGCCTTGCGAGCGGCTGCATATAATCATCTCCGCTTCCATGCTCATTTTCAGAACCGCCGACTGATCTTTCCTGAAGTGGACTGGAACAAGCAATTCGGTCTTCATATTTATGGTTGTGTGAAGGATGTCGGCTTCACGCATGTGAGCTGGCTCTTCGATCCTGTTTCACTTGTCGAGTCCATCTCGCACGATGGTGGAGGAGAGACGCCCGGGCTCAAGCATGAGCGGGCATGGGATCTGCGCCCTCATCGCGCTCGCCTAGTCGAGGTTGACCGAGAGGTACTGGCTGAGTGGAGGTTGCTCTCTGGCGACATCGGTACGCCCCTGGAAGCGACGAGGATTCTATATCCAGTTACCACGTCGGAGCAGAAAGCTATCTCGGCGTTGGCGCGGGCCAGTCAGAGATTGGGTGACCTGGAACCTTGGATTAGTCGGGGTTATGATGAGAAAGGCGCTAAGGATGCGGGGTTGATTCGATGGGAAACCTCTACTCCTGAAAGTTGGGAGGAGGTGATTCTTCGTGGTCCGCAATTCTCTGTGGCTACACCCATTGCGAAGCAGCCTCCATTTACATCTCATGTCGACAAGCCGATCTCGCTGGTCCAGTTGCCTTCGGATGCGATTCCCGCCACCGACTACCGGCGAGCCGCGAGTCTCGATGATTTTCGCAGCGCGCAAGATCGGTGGGGCGCCCAGCGGTATACAGAGTATTTCCGCGTAGCGTGGCGCGAAATGGTGCCTGCGTCGACGGAGCGTAGTCTCTTTGTGGCGCTACTGCCGCCTGGGCCGTCGCATATTCACGGTGTGCGAAGCATGGCGTTGCCTAGTGTTCGCGACACGGCGTTGGTGTCGGGTTTCTGGGCAAGTCTTCCTATGGATTATGCCTTGCGTATCGGTGGTCGTGGCCATCTTGACGTAGCCGATGCTCGTGCGTTGCCGGTTCCCGAAGCGAGTCACCCCCTTGCTGCTGCCCTATTGCTGCGAACTTTGCGGCTAAATTGTTTGACTTCTGCCTATGCCACTTTGTGGGCGGAGCTTTATGATGCGACCTGGGCCGTCCATGAAGGCTGGGCAGCAGATTGGCCAGGTCTGAGAGGGCTATGCGCTCACCTTGGTCCCGAGTGGGAGCGTCGTTGTGCTCTCCGTACTGAACGTGAACGTCGAGCAGCGCTGGTTGAGCTGGACTCTCTCGTTGCTGTCTGGTTGGGAATTCAGGCAGGCGAGCTAATCGCTCTCTATTTGTCAAGGTTTCCGCAACTCGTGGAATATGAGAGCGATATGTGGTTTGACGCGGAGGGGCGCCGCATCGCTGCTAATTTTAATGCCTACGGCCACGGCCAGAAGAAGGAGACATACCCCGCCCTCCTCGACCACCTCGCGGACCCGGCCAACACCCCGCCCCCGGACGGGTACATCGCACCCTTCTACAAGGCCGACCGGGTGAGTGAGATGCGGGCCGCGCATGCGCACTTCTCCGCGCGGCTTGATGAGGCGATCGCACGGGGTGAGTGGACGCCGCCCGGGTCCGCCGACACCTCAAGCTGA
- a CDS encoding AAA family ATPase, whose product MTGRLLRLDVENFRTLRKVSVPLGPLTVLVGPNGVGKSNVLKVFDFLTDIIQTDLEPALEARGGFDEVAFWGGGKRPPTTMSIGLQALWTTHASPSAPDEYELTIRRRAVPGRPDGAYTLSRSEKFQFKRTRGRGRRIAISGEQATVVETHATEDAEESQFGIQRLSSGLSTLPRLARTEGGAEVSRVAERLSSFRVFDVDVRAARRPSRVATMGQHLEPDAGNLADFLLDLREQDVQNWQRLLEDVKTVLPHLEDIEFGSAGSAIDEVTVYLRERGLRRGTPLADASFGTVRLLGLLALLYDPNPPALTCVEEIDHGLHPQALELLVDRLREASTRSQFLVATHSPALVDRLRPEEFVVCERDRLGASVIPAISTEQIRAIVEESEDLPLGELWFSGALGGDL is encoded by the coding sequence ATGACAGGCCGTCTGCTGCGCCTAGACGTGGAGAACTTTCGCACTCTGCGGAAGGTCTCCGTCCCGCTCGGGCCGCTCACCGTGCTCGTCGGGCCCAACGGCGTGGGGAAGTCGAACGTCCTCAAGGTGTTCGACTTCCTCACGGATATCATCCAGACCGACCTCGAACCCGCCCTCGAAGCACGGGGCGGGTTCGACGAGGTCGCGTTCTGGGGCGGCGGTAAACGCCCGCCGACCACCATGAGCATCGGGCTGCAGGCTCTTTGGACCACCCACGCCAGTCCGAGCGCTCCGGACGAGTACGAACTCACCATCCGCCGCCGGGCCGTCCCCGGGCGGCCGGACGGTGCCTACACCCTCTCCCGCAGCGAGAAGTTCCAGTTCAAGCGGACACGGGGACGCGGCCGGCGGATCGCCATCTCCGGCGAGCAGGCCACCGTCGTGGAGACCCACGCCACCGAGGACGCGGAAGAGAGTCAGTTCGGCATTCAGCGCCTGAGCAGTGGCCTGTCCACGCTGCCCCGCCTCGCTCGTACTGAGGGCGGTGCGGAGGTCAGTCGCGTCGCTGAACGGCTCTCCTCCTTCCGCGTGTTCGACGTGGACGTCCGCGCGGCCCGCCGCCCGTCCCGCGTCGCCACGATGGGCCAGCACCTCGAACCGGACGCCGGAAACCTCGCCGACTTCCTCCTGGACCTGCGCGAGCAGGACGTGCAGAACTGGCAACGCCTTCTTGAAGACGTCAAAACGGTGCTGCCGCACCTGGAGGACATCGAGTTCGGTTCGGCCGGCAGCGCCATCGACGAGGTCACCGTTTATCTGCGCGAACGTGGCCTGCGCAGGGGCACCCCGTTGGCCGACGCCTCCTTCGGCACCGTGCGGCTGCTCGGCCTCCTCGCCCTCCTCTACGACCCCAACCCACCCGCGTTGACCTGTGTGGAGGAGATAGACCACGGCCTGCACCCCCAGGCCCTGGAGTTGCTGGTCGACCGCCTCCGGGAGGCGAGCACCCGCAGCCAGTTCCTGGTCGCCACCCATTCGCCCGCCCTGGTGGACCGGTTACGTCCGGAGGAGTTCGTGGTCTGCGAGCGCGACAGGCTCGGCGCCTCCGTTATCCCGGCCATCTCGACGGAGCAGATTCGGGCGATCGTCGAGGAGAGCGAGGATCTTCCGCTGGGGGAGCTGTGGTTTTCCGGTGCTCTGGGCGGTGACCTGTGA
- a CDS encoding beta family protein, with protein MSASQRSPSPGVGSVARPTVSASPEAPLGPAASGPRSSPDRGRICVLSPPFARPAPCRQGRSPHGGGLLVVGPVYVPALPARGSALKAFADLAPRIRARTAPLWTVPPPTPPERLLGRRPPASVHPTPALLAEHLRGVRRAITTVQRAAPAWVDAFHVEDAPGALDSPGPVGEELWRLLAGSGLRPVTGPDREFRQQIACAKAAWAGGRGLGVRVLLGEPPDERLSDSARLMLRRLGLPAGSLDLLLDLGAVTDEHHQADKRALLALDLLLPLTTWRTVAVISGAFPRSIPDHAPDPFVEFERHDWDVWHLVRDSFGVPAGDGRPPSPSAFLYGDYGAQHTRGCDEPSRREGGPPWGVLRYTTERTFLLCRFPTDTTDRARIVRAAARRIVGCGDFRGHTYSAGDRWLYDCARGFGSRGSGNAEGWLRHGHVQHMTHVVDRLGAVSL; from the coding sequence GTGTCGGCCTCACAACGGTCTCCCTCGCCTGGCGTCGGTTCGGTGGCGAGACCAACCGTATCGGCATCTCCGGAAGCGCCCCTCGGGCCGGCAGCCAGCGGGCCCCGGTCCAGCCCCGACCGTGGCCGGATATGCGTTCTTTCGCCACCGTTCGCCCGTCCCGCACCCTGCCGTCAGGGACGATCACCGCACGGTGGGGGGCTCCTCGTGGTTGGACCGGTCTACGTTCCCGCGCTGCCTGCCCGCGGCAGCGCCCTGAAGGCCTTCGCAGACCTCGCACCACGGATACGGGCGCGCACGGCGCCGCTGTGGACCGTCCCACCGCCCACGCCGCCCGAGCGCCTGCTGGGCCGGAGACCACCCGCCTCCGTCCATCCCACCCCAGCCCTTCTCGCCGAGCACCTGCGTGGCGTGCGACGCGCGATCACAACGGTGCAGCGGGCGGCACCGGCGTGGGTGGACGCATTCCATGTGGAGGACGCACCCGGGGCTCTGGACAGTCCCGGGCCAGTGGGCGAGGAACTGTGGAGGCTGCTCGCGGGCAGCGGCCTGCGGCCGGTGACCGGCCCCGACCGCGAGTTTCGGCAGCAGATCGCATGTGCGAAGGCCGCGTGGGCCGGGGGCCGCGGACTCGGCGTCCGCGTGCTGCTGGGCGAGCCGCCGGACGAGCGCCTCTCCGACTCGGCGCGCCTGATGCTCCGCCGCCTGGGCCTGCCGGCCGGCAGCCTGGACCTGCTGCTGGATCTCGGAGCGGTGACCGATGAGCATCACCAGGCCGACAAACGGGCGCTACTCGCCCTCGACCTGCTGCTGCCGCTCACCACCTGGCGGACCGTCGCGGTGATCTCAGGCGCCTTCCCCCGGTCGATACCGGACCACGCTCCGGACCCCTTCGTCGAGTTCGAGCGCCACGACTGGGACGTCTGGCACCTGGTCCGCGACAGCTTCGGGGTCCCAGCGGGGGACGGCCGCCCGCCGTCACCGTCCGCCTTCCTCTACGGGGACTACGGGGCCCAGCACACCCGCGGCTGCGATGAGCCATCGCGGCGCGAGGGCGGCCCGCCCTGGGGGGTGCTGCGCTACACCACCGAGCGGACCTTCCTGCTGTGCCGATTCCCCACCGACACCACCGATCGCGCCCGGATCGTCCGGGCAGCGGCACGACGAATCGTCGGGTGCGGTGACTTCCGCGGCCACACGTACAGCGCGGGCGACCGCTGGCTGTACGACTGCGCCCGGGGCTTTGGCAGCAGAGGCTCGGGCAACGCGGAAGGCTGGCTGCGCCACGGCCACGTCCAGCACATGACGCATGTGGTGGACCGGTTGGGGGCGGTAAGCCTGTGA